One segment of Meriones unguiculatus strain TT.TT164.6M chromosome X, Bangor_MerUng_6.1, whole genome shotgun sequence DNA contains the following:
- the LOC110542225 gene encoding testis-expressed protein 13C-1 yields the protein MAVEFGDLTSGFRHTEVIRFINNEVLMNGGGPEFYMTFRSRPWNEIEDQLYTILVDPKVPRSLKRACTWSALALSVRVGARQREQQARRIGRLQDQVGERESASWTLASELQRLREERDQAAAQLVSTQTALQEAMDEREILRGRLLQAERSALAVVPETRTEQCASTVWSLEEEDHQEMRSREARNTPHLDTQMPKPPILSYVPGIPWVQAVHPFIRMPVPHILQLNTPLPLAFPYSTPVPCPVVTESRAPAAAMATVVPQMTPAGIYPPRLWVALRSQEAMASSWGQIYCRQNESSEILQDVNHLEDSLSYSEEEGPEKPWGTTLHGDSINSNHKESLDKPQVMVPTEKKNLLMYQETAALEVNSNQNIMVVSGMPQEMSAEEDKTSCTQKKYPGIPRRVVGMGDCIDCNMEEVSITPQETATQVNKTSPILKKYPGILLRKPDLGNIISCKQKEDPKTNQGAVFLGEGLRNCQRDDTITFQQMTILDTGENSNEKKVQILTQEIGRSQNQKEEPNRFQSSPLGKSKYYFVNKCPPKQLPPKQKSKQRQGIKVFESKQLQGTKSSETKQQEKKPLTHHTPMNWVCPSCKAMNRSWCKGCYKCGKECAQFERKDIDPQQTQ from the coding sequence ATGGCAGTTGAATTTGGAGACCTTACCAGTGGCTTCCGCCATACTGAAGTAATCAGATTCATTAACAATGAAGTCCTTATGAATGGCGGGGGTCCTGAATTTTATATGACCTTTCGCTCGCGGCCTTGGAATGAGATAGAAGATCAGCTTTATACCATCCTTGTTGACCCCAAAGTGCCACGTTCCCTCAAGAGAGCTTGTACCTGGAGCGCTTTGGCTTTGAGTGTGAGAGTAGGTGCCAGGCAGCGTGAACAGCAGGCTCGTAGAATTGGGAGGCTGCAAGACCAGGTGGGAGAGCGTGAGTCAGCTTCCTGGACTCTGGCCTCTGAACTACAGCGGCTGAGAGAGGAAAGAGACCAGGCAGCTGCTCAACTGGTTTCTACACAGACTGCCCTACAAGAAGCAATGGACGAGAGGGAAATACTTCGTGGGAGGCTGCTGCAAGCAGAGAGGTCTGCATTAGCTGTTGTACCTGAAACTAGAACAGAACAGTGTGCATCAACAGTGTGGTCCCTTGAGGAAGAAGATCACCAAGAAATGAGATCAAGAGAGGCTCGGAACACACCTCATTTGGATACACAGATGCCAAAACCACCAATCTTATCTTATGTGCCAGGAATTCCTTGGGTCCAAGCGGTGCATCCTTTTATTCGAATGCCTGTGCCTCATATACTACAACTCAATACACCATTACCCTTGGCATTCCCATATTCAACACCTGTACCATGTCCAGTAGTAACGGAATCAAGAGCACCAGCAGCAGCCATGGCCACAGTTGTACCTCAGATGACTCCTGCAGGAATCTACCCACCTCGCTTATGGGTTGCATTGAGATCCCAGGAAGCAATGGCTTCCTCCTGGGGCCAAATCTACTGTAGGCAGAATGAAAGTTCTGAGATCCTCCAGGATGTAAATCACTTGGAAGACAGCTTAAGCTACAGTGAAGAAGAAGGTCCAGAGAAACCTTGGGGAACAACTCTCCATGGGGACAGTATCAACAGCAACCACAAGGAAAGTCTCGACAAACCCCAGGTGATGGTACCCACTGAGAAGAAAAATCTACTGATGTACCAAGAAACAGCTGCACTGGAGGTCAATAGTAACCAGAACATAATGGTTGTATCAGGAATGCCCCAGGAGATGTCTGCTGAGGAGGACAAAACCAGCTGTACCCAGAAGAAATATCCAGGAATTCCCAGGAGGGTGGTTGGAATGGGAGATTGCATCGACTGCAACATGGAAGAAGTTTCAATAACTCCCCAGGAGACAGCTACCCAGGTGAACAAAACCAGCCCTATCCTTAAAAAGTATCCAGGGATTCTACTGAGGAAGCCTGACCTTGGAAACATCATTAGCTGTAAGCAGAAAGAGGACCCGAAGACAAACCAAGGGGCAGTTTTCCTGGGAGAAGGACTCAGAAATTGCCAGAGGGATGACACAATCACTTTTCAGCAGATGACAATCCTGGATACTGGGGAAAATTCTAATGAGAAGAAAGTACAAATACTGACACAGGAGATAGGCAGGAGCCAGAACCAGAAAGAAGAGCCAAACAGGTTCCAATCAAGCCCCCTAGGGAAAAGTAAATATTATTTTGTGAATAAATGCCCTCCAAAACAACTGCCTCCAAAGCAGAAGTCCAAACAACGTCAAGGGATAAAGGTCTTTGAATCCAAGCAACTTCAAGGGACAAAATCCTCTGAAACtaagcaacaggaaaaaaaacctcTCACACACCATACTCCAATGAATTGGGTTTGCCCATCATGTAAAGCTATGAATCGCTCTTGGTGCAaaggctgctacaaatgtggGAAAGAATGTGCTCAATTTGAGAGAAAAGATATTGACCCACAACAGACTCAGTGA